The Terriglobales bacterium genome contains the following window.
TTTTCATCGAAGCGCAGTGCGCGGATGCCATAGACTTCGCGCGCGCTCCCAAGTGCGCGCATCTCTGCTTCTCCCGGGGGCATTCCGTAGCGAAAGCTAACGTCAACAGCGGTCATGAAGTCCTTTCCTGGACACAAGAGTTTCTGCGCCGGAGACCCGGCACTTTTCATCTGAGGGCCTCGCCCTCGTTTTGGTTCGCGCGGAACAGCGCTCACCAAAAGCTCACCCGTAAATATAAATCAGCGGGCAGGTTTTGCGGAAATCGGATACTCTCCAGGAGAAGTTATATAGGGGTGGGGGGTATATGTGTATAATGATCTTATGAAGCCGAAACTCAAAAAGAACTCTGCTCCTGCTGTATGCGGTTGCGAAGCTACAGGTTCGCATCGTAAGGCGGCAGCGGTTGATCCCGAGATCAAAACCGGTAACCTGCACCGCCTGAACCGCATTGAAGGACAAATCCGCGGCCTGCAAAAGATGGTCGAGGAAGACCGCTACTGTGCCGACATCCTGATGCAAATTTCATCGGTGCAGGAGGCGCTGCGCGGCGTAAGCAGGGAACTGATGCGGAACCATTTGCGGCATTGCGTTACCCAGGCGGTGCAAAAGGGATCCAAGCAAGAGGCGGCGGGTATGTATGAAGAAATTGTTGAGTTCATGTTCAGGAATAAAAGCTCTTAGCTTTTAGCCTTTGGCTTTTAGCTTTGCTGTGTTCAGAGTTGTGAGCGGAAGGTTGGTAATTGTGAATCCAATGGAAAACCAGACAACGGTTATAGATCCTGTTTGCGGAATGAAGGTGGTTCCGGAAAAGGCCAAAGGTAAGGTCGAATACAAGGGGCAAAGCTACTATTTCTGCTGCCCGGGATGTGCCCAGAAGTTCCAGACCGATCCAGAAAAGTATCTGAATGCTTCTAAATCCTCCGGCTTGATTCAACTGGGCGGGGCGAGGCTTCCTTCTCCTCCATCGCACTCGCATGCGGAAATGCAAGATTTGCACCCCGACATGCATGCCAGCGCACCCCCGGCGTCGGCATCCGTAATCAAAGGCAAGATTGAATATATCTGTCCGATGGACCCCGAGGTGGTAAGCGACAAGCCGGGAGCGTGCCCTATCTGCGGAATGGCACTAGAGCCGCGTACGTTAACGCTTGACGCCGGCCCGGAGGAAAATGACGAATTGCGCAACATGAGCCGCCGTTTCTGGATCAGCGTAGCTCTGGCGCTGCCGCTCGTGGCGGTTTCCATGGCGGAGATGATTGCAGGGAAAGACGCCGCTTGGCTTAATGCCATTGCGCCGTACTGGAACTGGGTGCAACTGGCCCTGGCAACGCCGGCTGTCCTCTGGTGCGGATGGCCCTTGCTGGAGCGAGGCTGGAGATCTTTTCTTACCAGAAACCTCAACATGTTCAGCTTGATTGCAGTAGGAACAGGCGCTGCTTATCTTTACAGCACAGTTGCCACGCTTGCGCCCGGTCTTTTCCCTGCTTCTTTTCGAGGGATGAGCGGCAAGCCGGATGTTTATTTCGAAGTAGCGGCTGCCATTACAGCGCTGGTTCTGCTGGGGCAAGTTATGGAACTCAGAGCGCGAACCCAGACCAGCGCTGCCATCCGTGCCTTGCTCGATCTCTCTCCCAAGATTGCCCATCGCATAGCGGCAAATGGTTCAGAGTCAGACGTGCCTTTGGCCGAGGTGCATCCGGGTGACGTGTTGCGGGTCCGTCCGGGCGAGAAGGTGCCGGTAGACGGCACGCTGCTGGAGGGCTCGAGTGCGGTGGATGAATCCATGATTACGGGCGAATCCATTCCGGTAGAAAAAACAGCAGGCGCAAAGGTCATCGGAGCGACGCTAAACACGACTGGTTCGTTCACAATGCGGGCGGAACGGGTGGGAAGCGAGACCCTGCTGGCCCAGATTGTGCGAATGGTTGGCGAGGCTCAGCGCAGCCGCGCGCCGATTCAGCGTATTGCCGATGTGACGGCTGCATATTTTGTGCCGACGGTGTTCGCGGCTGCATTGATCACTTTTGCCGTGTGGGCATGGGTTGGCCCGGCTCCACGCATGGCCCACGCCTTGATTGCGGCCGTTGCGGTGCTGATTATTGCATGTCCGTGCGCGCTGGGGCTGGCTACACCCATGTCAATCATGGTGGGCACAGGACGCGGCGCTTCTGCCGGCGTTCTGATCAAAAACGCCGAGGCCCTCGAGGCCATGGAGAAAATTGACACGCTGGTTGTGGATAAGACCGGAACACTGACTCAGGGCAGGCCAGAGCTGGTAAATATTGTGCCTTTGAATGGTTTTGCGGAAGACGAGGTGCTGGCTCTCGTGGCCAGCGCGGAGCGCAACAGCGAGCATCCATTAGGACAGGCTGTCGTACGTGCCGCCGAGAAGCGTGGTCTTGTTTTTTATCCGGCCACTGGGTTTCAATCCTTCACCGGAGCAGGAATTCAAGCAACAATTCAGGAAAAATCCTTAATTATTGGAAATGAAAGACTTTTTTCTCAATTGCATCTTGCCTTAAACGACGCTGGCAGGCAGGCTGAACAGATGCGCAGCGAGGGCCAGACGGTCGCGCTGGCCGCTATTGATGGAAGGCCGGCGGCATTGTTGGGAATTGCCGATCCTATGAAAGCAACGACTCCAGAGGCATTGCAGGCGCTACGGAAAGAGGGAATCCACGTAATTATGCTGACCGGGGATAACCGGATCACCGCAGAAGCCGTGGCCCGCAGGTTAGGATTAGAAGACTTTCGTGCCGAAGTTTCGCCACAGCAGAAGCTTGAGATCGTTAAGAAACTGCAGGCGGAAGGGAAGAAGGTTGCCATGGCCGGCGATGGCATTAATGATGCTCCAGCGCTGGCGCAGGCCGATGTGGGTATTGCCATGGGC
Protein-coding sequences here:
- a CDS encoding metal-sensitive transcriptional regulator codes for the protein MKPKLKKNSAPAVCGCEATGSHRKAAAVDPEIKTGNLHRLNRIEGQIRGLQKMVEEDRYCADILMQISSVQEALRGVSRELMRNHLRHCVTQAVQKGSKQEAAGMYEEIVEFMFRNKSS
- a CDS encoding heavy metal translocating P-type ATPase, translated to MENQTTVIDPVCGMKVVPEKAKGKVEYKGQSYYFCCPGCAQKFQTDPEKYLNASKSSGLIQLGGARLPSPPSHSHAEMQDLHPDMHASAPPASASVIKGKIEYICPMDPEVVSDKPGACPICGMALEPRTLTLDAGPEENDELRNMSRRFWISVALALPLVAVSMAEMIAGKDAAWLNAIAPYWNWVQLALATPAVLWCGWPLLERGWRSFLTRNLNMFSLIAVGTGAAYLYSTVATLAPGLFPASFRGMSGKPDVYFEVAAAITALVLLGQVMELRARTQTSAAIRALLDLSPKIAHRIAANGSESDVPLAEVHPGDVLRVRPGEKVPVDGTLLEGSSAVDESMITGESIPVEKTAGAKVIGATLNTTGSFTMRAERVGSETLLAQIVRMVGEAQRSRAPIQRIADVTAAYFVPTVFAAALITFAVWAWVGPAPRMAHALIAAVAVLIIACPCALGLATPMSIMVGTGRGASAGVLIKNAEALEAMEKIDTLVVDKTGTLTQGRPELVNIVPLNGFAEDEVLALVASAERNSEHPLGQAVVRAAEKRGLVFYPATGFQSFTGAGIQATIQEKSLIIGNERLFSQLHLALNDAGRQAEQMRSEGQTVALAAIDGRPAALLGIADPMKATTPEALQALRKEGIHVIMLTGDNRITAEAVARRLGLEDFRAEVSPQQKLEIVKKLQAEGKKVAMAGDGINDAPALAQADVGIAMGTGTDVAMESGSITLVKGDLRGILRARRLSQATLRNIRQNLFFAFVYNALGIPIAAGVLYPFLGILLNPMIAAAAMSFSSVSVITNSLRLRRLQL